One genomic segment of Sanyastnella coralliicola includes these proteins:
- a CDS encoding M48 family metallopeptidase, with amino-acid sequence MRHLIARALCLVLFLGSVFTSNAQQSFEYTPLVSSGELPEELILGYTEILAKREEAQEGIAGENLRRSTEKFIERSTFSTTSLLGSGFVLFNDPISNYLNEIKDHLLKDTPEDQERIQIYLMRQTEANAFATEIGAIFVTTGLVAEVENEAQLAFIIAHEITHVKRNHIVNSFKNENQKLKRSNRIYTQVLDELSAYSKELELESDGLGFELFANAGYDLEEAVNTMDVLQFSYLPLDEVPFHLNDFDGDLRIPDILYPDSIKEIDLDGDLADDSRSTHPNLSTRRDALYDLMDYEENSNKGVIYQFDQSRFNDLRYQARMESLKMMLGDARYTEVYHETCVLESIYGNNKDIQRFRAKSLYGMAKYKLHDLWYTSRLDYDDAQGELSVSAFFFDEISEEAALSLAAYDMYNYMNEYPDDEFMKTLTEDIMIEYRLNGPSLDDALALSAFDEPEEEEEEEGEEEEEEKVEEVEREMTKLERLRAEREAKRSGGVSEDSTGTKSAVLNEENFHLALFGRLSLDSAFVSFYNSLEERAKEEEEERDDRENFFENDWYTFKANQNRQKARKGLQRDLENPVFVNPFFYKYDKDFDSDAHNSGVYEERVHASYQRMNDEFGLKHTLLSEHQIDLDVTTMNRISLLNDWFFERLNHGNIPMIPLNAEYVWEYPDTFETEAFVFTGVLSYRQPQHIDPLTWVYSALLYPLLPLTILAASRPRWTVEVPTMAFDLRSGDCLLNQNFTYQQRLNDIGVTRIVHDSMSQLIAK; translated from the coding sequence TTGAGACATCTGATAGCTAGAGCACTTTGCCTTGTTCTTTTCTTAGGAAGCGTATTTACTTCCAACGCCCAACAAAGTTTTGAATACACCCCTCTGGTTTCCAGTGGTGAACTTCCTGAGGAGTTGATCTTGGGCTACACAGAAATTCTCGCTAAGCGAGAAGAAGCGCAAGAGGGTATTGCCGGTGAGAATCTTCGTCGTTCAACGGAGAAGTTTATTGAACGTTCGACATTTTCAACCACTTCGCTACTTGGAAGTGGATTTGTACTATTCAACGATCCGATCTCGAACTACCTGAATGAGATTAAAGATCATTTGCTAAAGGATACCCCTGAAGATCAGGAACGAATCCAGATTTACTTAATGCGCCAAACAGAAGCGAACGCCTTCGCAACAGAGATTGGTGCCATTTTCGTCACTACGGGTCTAGTGGCAGAAGTCGAGAATGAAGCTCAGCTTGCCTTCATTATCGCCCACGAAATCACGCACGTTAAGCGTAACCACATTGTCAACTCGTTCAAAAACGAAAATCAGAAACTGAAGCGTAGCAATCGTATCTATACACAAGTACTAGACGAACTCTCTGCCTACAGTAAGGAGCTAGAACTTGAGTCTGACGGACTAGGTTTTGAGTTGTTTGCGAATGCCGGGTATGATTTAGAAGAAGCAGTGAACACCATGGATGTATTGCAATTCTCTTACTTGCCCTTAGACGAGGTTCCATTCCATTTGAATGACTTCGACGGAGACCTTCGTATTCCAGATATCCTGTATCCTGATTCTATTAAAGAGATTGATCTTGACGGTGACCTTGCTGATGATTCGCGTAGTACGCACCCGAACCTTTCTACTCGTCGTGATGCTCTCTACGACTTGATGGATTACGAAGAGAATTCGAACAAAGGGGTGATCTATCAATTTGACCAAAGTCGTTTCAATGACCTTCGCTACCAAGCACGAATGGAGTCTCTAAAGATGATGCTTGGCGACGCTCGATACACCGAGGTTTACCATGAAACGTGCGTGCTGGAAAGCATTTATGGGAATAATAAAGACATCCAGCGATTCCGAGCTAAGTCACTTTATGGAATGGCGAAGTACAAACTGCATGATTTGTGGTACACAAGCAGACTTGATTACGACGATGCACAGGGCGAACTGTCTGTTTCGGCATTCTTCTTCGATGAGATCAGTGAAGAAGCAGCTTTGAGTTTAGCGGCGTACGACATGTATAATTACATGAACGAATACCCAGATGATGAATTCATGAAAACCCTGACTGAGGATATCATGATTGAATACCGTTTGAATGGTCCTTCGTTGGATGACGCATTGGCCTTATCTGCTTTTGATGAGCCTGAAGAGGAGGAAGAGGAAGAAGGAGAAGAAGAGGAAGAGGAGAAAGTAGAAGAAGTAGAGCGAGAGATGACCAAGTTAGAACGTCTGCGTGCGGAGCGCGAGGCCAAGCGCAGTGGAGGAGTATCAGAAGACTCAACCGGCACAAAATCTGCCGTGCTTAATGAAGAGAACTTTCACCTAGCTCTATTCGGGAGGCTTTCGCTTGATTCGGCTTTCGTCTCGTTTTATAATAGCCTCGAAGAACGTGCTAAAGAAGAAGAAGAAGAGCGCGATGATCGCGAAAACTTCTTTGAGAACGATTGGTACACCTTTAAGGCAAATCAGAATAGACAAAAGGCGAGAAAAGGTCTTCAGCGTGACCTCGAAAACCCTGTCTTTGTGAACCCATTCTTCTACAAGTACGACAAGGATTTTGATAGCGATGCCCACAACTCTGGGGTATACGAAGAACGCGTCCACGCTTCTTACCAGCGAATGAATGATGAGTTCGGACTGAAGCACACGCTCCTATCAGAACATCAGATTGATTTAGATGTGACCACGATGAATCGAATCAGCCTATTGAACGACTGGTTCTTCGAAAGACTCAATCATGGAAACATCCCTATGATTCCGTTGAATGCTGAATACGTATGGGAATATCCAGATACCTTCGAAACGGAAGCCTTTGTTTTCACTGGAGTCTTGTCTTACCGTCAACCTCAGCATATTGATCCATTGACATGGGTGTACAGTGCACTGTTGTACCCATTGCTTCCATTAACTATTCTTGCAGCTTCTCGTCCGAGATGGACCGTAGAAGTGCCTACCATGGCATTTGATCTTCGAAGCGGAGATTGTCTGCTAAATCAAAACTTCACTTACCAACAGAGACTGAATGATATTGGCGTAACCAGGATTGTTCATGACAGCATGAGTCAATTAATCGCTAAATAG
- a CDS encoding NAD(P)/FAD-dependent oxidoreductase — MRIEHPQPLIDRIQYKRDRGEVLPPASYSLVCQIDGKGVYSFCMCPGGIIAPCATADGEVVTNGWSPSKRNNPYANSGMVVSVEPEEIEALGYLGDLGALEFQASVEKACCDVAGGKQLAPAQRLIDFIEGKKSKDLPDCSYQPGVVSVNLREVLPAFIADRLAEGFKEFGKRMKGFMTNDAILVGPESRTSSPVRIPREEQTLEHPEVTGLFPCGEGAGYAGGIVSAAIDGQRVAAAIAEIHQSSK; from the coding sequence GTGCGCATTGAACACCCTCAACCTTTAATTGATCGCATTCAGTACAAACGCGATAGAGGAGAGGTACTTCCTCCAGCATCATACTCTTTGGTTTGCCAAATCGATGGCAAAGGAGTTTACTCTTTCTGTATGTGTCCAGGGGGGATCATTGCTCCATGTGCAACAGCAGATGGAGAAGTCGTAACCAACGGTTGGTCACCTTCTAAGCGAAACAATCCCTACGCTAACTCGGGAATGGTGGTGAGTGTAGAACCAGAAGAAATTGAAGCGCTTGGATACTTGGGAGACCTTGGTGCGCTGGAATTTCAGGCATCGGTAGAAAAAGCTTGCTGCGATGTTGCCGGAGGAAAACAGTTGGCACCAGCGCAACGCTTGATCGATTTTATTGAAGGAAAGAAGAGTAAAGACCTTCCAGATTGTTCTTATCAGCCAGGAGTGGTCTCGGTGAATTTGCGTGAAGTTCTTCCAGCTTTCATTGCTGATCGATTAGCAGAGGGGTTCAAGGAGTTTGGAAAACGAATGAAGGGTTTCATGACCAATGATGCCATCTTAGTTGGTCCGGAGAGTAGAACCTCAAGTCCTGTGCGCATTCCGAGAGAAGAGCAAACTCTGGAGCATCCAGAAGTCACTGGCCTATTCCCTTGTGGAGAAGGCGCAGGGTATGCTGGAGGAATTGTATCTGCAGCAATAGACGGACAGCGCGTTGCTGCCGCCATTGCTGAGATCCATCAATCTTCTAAGTAA
- a CDS encoding SPOR domain-containing protein, whose translation MRYLLYILVFLSTLVCTALSAQTDTTVQETPTPPAYSSSKGIQLKPRLGLGMGTLVFLGDIGRDNRGYHPGSADLAYTLSVTNELTSYLDLRLYSVFGTININELTHERAMNLQSQIRTGGFALSYNFDHFLPSKRDIDPFVTVGFEAFEFLSKTDLYDANGYRYHYWSDGTIRSLSENAENAQNAIMLQRDYVYETDLRELNLDGNGRYLERSFAIPVGAGIQFKMTDRFRARMAFTYSFGMTDLVDNMTAESTGVRQGDQRNDRFMFTSVSLNYDLNPMQIKKEQFDPLIMDENGNFLANLEDTDKDGVPDVGDKCPGTPEGVEVDRDGCPVDSDNDGFPDYRDAEPNSPHAYVDGEGVAMIDDDIYDRYLMWHDSIAWKGTDPLTENFAKVMSDPSQGGDKVYGVRIARSEVEAMTQDEINLLMSFKDVHEIVGPDGEYFVIGSFSELPLAIQRKLQLASDGIETNLVQSGEQGEYEDVTPSDEMMAQAEEDFAAELASELDGDLGLHYRVQVGAFRYKLNQNIFADMGDVIAVKGGDKLTRYMTRSYDSMEEAANRRVELLLMGFDGAFITAYEGGDRITLSDAGMTVVDESKDVTVDVENNSIDVSKVKYVVQLGSFEGDIPTETLDKLLGFGNVKPRREADGKTYFLSAPCEDLQEANALLDKALALGINSATLVGEFNHKLITVDEAMKMKGDNDTQVYLED comes from the coding sequence ATGCGATACCTACTGTACATACTGGTGTTCCTTTCCACCCTGGTTTGTACCGCACTTAGTGCGCAAACCGACACCACTGTGCAGGAGACTCCAACGCCTCCGGCGTACAGCTCCTCGAAAGGAATTCAACTCAAACCGAGACTCGGGTTGGGTATGGGAACTCTTGTGTTCCTTGGTGATATTGGTCGTGATAACCGAGGGTACCACCCGGGTTCAGCCGATTTGGCTTACACCTTGAGTGTGACCAATGAGCTCACGAGTTACCTTGACTTGCGCTTGTATAGCGTATTCGGCACCATCAATATCAATGAATTAACGCATGAACGTGCAATGAATCTCCAGTCTCAAATCAGAACTGGTGGATTTGCACTTTCCTACAATTTTGATCACTTCTTGCCTTCGAAGCGAGACATTGATCCCTTCGTCACGGTCGGGTTTGAAGCATTTGAGTTCTTATCAAAAACAGACCTCTACGATGCCAATGGTTACCGTTACCACTATTGGTCTGACGGAACCATTCGCAGCTTGTCAGAGAATGCCGAGAATGCACAAAACGCGATCATGCTCCAGCGTGATTACGTCTATGAAACAGACCTTCGTGAGTTGAATCTCGATGGCAATGGACGCTACCTCGAACGTAGCTTCGCAATTCCGGTGGGAGCGGGAATTCAATTCAAGATGACAGATCGATTCCGAGCGAGGATGGCCTTTACTTACTCTTTCGGGATGACCGATTTGGTTGACAACATGACGGCAGAGAGTACAGGTGTGCGTCAGGGTGATCAACGCAATGATCGCTTTATGTTTACTTCAGTATCATTGAACTACGATCTGAACCCAATGCAAATCAAGAAAGAGCAGTTTGATCCACTCATCATGGATGAGAATGGAAACTTCCTTGCCAATCTTGAAGACACGGACAAAGATGGAGTTCCAGATGTAGGCGACAAATGTCCAGGCACTCCAGAAGGTGTTGAAGTAGACCGTGACGGTTGTCCGGTTGATTCAGACAACGATGGATTCCCTGATTATCGAGATGCAGAACCAAACTCACCGCACGCTTATGTAGACGGTGAAGGGGTGGCCATGATCGATGATGATATTTATGACCGTTACCTCATGTGGCACGATTCAATCGCATGGAAAGGAACGGATCCATTGACAGAAAACTTCGCTAAGGTCATGAGCGACCCAAGTCAAGGTGGAGATAAAGTTTATGGCGTTCGCATTGCTCGTTCAGAAGTGGAAGCTATGACACAGGATGAAATCAATTTGCTGATGTCATTCAAAGACGTCCACGAGATTGTTGGGCCTGATGGCGAATACTTCGTTATTGGTAGCTTCAGTGAATTGCCACTCGCTATTCAACGAAAACTACAACTCGCGTCAGATGGCATCGAGACCAACCTTGTACAATCTGGAGAACAGGGAGAATATGAAGATGTCACTCCTTCAGACGAAATGATGGCTCAGGCTGAAGAAGATTTCGCCGCTGAACTAGCGAGCGAATTGGATGGAGACCTTGGTTTGCACTACCGTGTTCAGGTGGGTGCATTTAGATACAAGTTGAATCAAAACATCTTCGCTGATATGGGCGATGTGATCGCTGTGAAAGGAGGCGACAAGCTTACCCGCTACATGACCCGTAGCTATGATAGCATGGAAGAAGCAGCCAACCGAAGAGTTGAGCTTCTTCTCATGGGCTTTGACGGTGCATTCATTACCGCCTACGAAGGTGGAGATCGTATCACCCTTTCAGATGCAGGAATGACTGTAGTTGATGAATCAAAAGACGTTACGGTTGATGTGGAGAACAACTCCATCGACGTTTCAAAGGTGAAGTACGTTGTTCAGCTGGGAAGCTTCGAGGGAGATATTCCAACTGAGACACTTGATAAGCTCTTAGGATTCGGAAACGTAAAACCACGTCGCGAAGCTGATGGTAAGACATACTTCCTCAGCGCCCCTTGTGAAGACCTTCAAGAGGCCAATGCACTTCTCGATAAGGCTCTTGCTCTTGGGATCAATTCAGCCACACTCGTAGGTGAATTCAACCACAAGTTGATCACAGTAGACGAGGCTATGAAGATGAAGGGCGATAACGATACCCAAGTTTACTTAGAAGATTGA
- a CDS encoding NAD(P)/FAD-dependent oxidoreductase — protein MKSSFSFWERESFFKGFDSVIIGGGIVGLNCALARKREHPQERVIVIERSYLGLGGSTRNAGFACFGSPSEILADLDKMKREEVISLIQKRWQGLGRLRSIIGDEALEYQQTGSVELFTTSQQALESKCHQHITDLNDLLEEAIGHRPYSALAKEKLSAEYNFQGFTSGIDNNLEGSIHTGKMFNRLLHLAKQAGVEVIHGMEVQSISIEGSTPSFVIDQQEIECQHLFIATNGFAANLLPSTEVKPARNLVLISTPGAVQWNGTFHMEEGYVYFRNVHDRLLIGGARHLDEHWDQPNQPTIPAVRDYLIAIAEQHLLPTSFNIEMEWTGYLGVADTKTTILKQLAPHSAIGVRMGGMGVAIGSLVGEELAGMVP, from the coding sequence ATGAAAAGTTCATTCAGTTTCTGGGAGCGAGAAAGCTTCTTCAAAGGGTTCGATAGTGTGATTATTGGCGGCGGTATTGTTGGTCTCAATTGTGCGCTAGCGCGGAAGCGTGAACACCCTCAAGAACGTGTGATCGTCATTGAAAGAAGCTACTTAGGACTGGGTGGATCTACCCGAAATGCCGGGTTTGCATGTTTTGGGAGTCCTTCAGAAATTCTTGCTGACCTCGACAAAATGAAGCGCGAAGAAGTGATCTCGCTCATTCAAAAACGTTGGCAAGGTTTGGGAAGACTGCGCTCCATCATCGGTGATGAAGCACTCGAATACCAGCAGACAGGAAGTGTTGAGCTCTTCACGACTTCCCAACAAGCGTTAGAATCGAAGTGTCATCAACACATCACTGACCTCAACGATTTATTAGAAGAAGCCATCGGACATCGTCCCTATTCCGCGCTAGCGAAAGAAAAATTAAGCGCCGAATACAATTTTCAGGGATTTACCTCAGGTATCGATAACAACTTAGAAGGCTCAATTCATACCGGAAAGATGTTCAACCGACTACTCCATCTGGCTAAACAAGCAGGAGTCGAGGTCATCCATGGAATGGAGGTGCAGTCTATTTCAATTGAGGGTTCTACCCCATCATTCGTCATTGATCAGCAAGAAATAGAGTGCCAACACCTCTTCATCGCAACCAATGGATTTGCAGCCAACTTGCTCCCTTCTACTGAAGTCAAGCCAGCACGAAATTTGGTACTCATCTCTACCCCTGGTGCTGTTCAATGGAACGGCACTTTTCACATGGAAGAAGGTTATGTCTACTTCAGAAATGTTCATGACCGACTACTCATAGGTGGCGCACGCCATCTTGATGAACACTGGGATCAACCAAACCAGCCCACCATTCCAGCAGTTCGTGATTACCTCATCGCTATCGCGGAACAGCACCTTCTCCCCACCTCTTTTAATATTGAAATGGAATGGACCGGCTACCTCGGTGTCGCAGACACCAAGACCACTATTCTCAAACAACTCGCCCCTCACAGCGCCATCGGTGTAAGAATGGGAGGAATGGGCGTTGCCATTGGTAGCTTGGTTGGGGAAGAGTTGGCGGGGATGGTACCTTAA